From Atribacterota bacterium, the proteins below share one genomic window:
- the trpS gene encoding tryptophan--tRNA ligase: MKEGIIFSGMRPTGRLHIGNYYGALKNWVKLQNNYKCYFGVVDWHALTTGYEDTSDIKENMIEMVTDWLSAGIDPDKSTILIQSQVPEHAELHLLLSMITPLAWLERNPVLKEQVRDLNLKDNMGYGLLGYPVLMASDILIYKSNAVPVGEDQSPHVELAREIARRFNNLYSPVFPIPKLKLSHTPRIPGTDGKKMSKSLKNDITLSDKPEDIKTKVLSMITDPKKIRLSDPGHPKVCVVFRYHDIFNQDEIKNIEKDCRNAKLGCVACKKRLAEVLVNTFQSFREKRHYYENNPKLVWEILMKGSQDARKVTRQTLIDVRKAMKIDYA, from the coding sequence ATGAAAGAAGGCATTATTTTTAGCGGAATGAGGCCCACTGGGAGACTGCATATAGGTAATTATTATGGAGCACTTAAAAATTGGGTTAAACTACAAAATAATTACAAGTGCTATTTTGGAGTAGTAGATTGGCACGCACTTACAACAGGTTATGAGGATACATCAGATATTAAGGAAAATATGATAGAAATGGTTACAGACTGGCTAAGTGCTGGAATTGATCCTGATAAAAGCACTATATTAATACAGTCCCAAGTTCCGGAGCATGCCGAACTTCATTTATTATTATCAATGATTACACCATTAGCATGGCTGGAAAGAAACCCTGTACTAAAGGAGCAGGTTCGTGATCTTAATCTAAAAGATAATATGGGATATGGTCTTCTTGGCTATCCAGTATTGATGGCTTCTGATATATTAATTTATAAGTCTAATGCTGTACCGGTAGGGGAAGACCAGTCACCCCATGTTGAATTAGCTCGTGAAATAGCCAGGCGTTTTAATAATCTTTATAGTCCTGTATTTCCAATTCCAAAGCTAAAACTGTCACATACTCCCAGAATACCTGGGACTGATGGAAAAAAAATGAGTAAGAGTTTGAAAAATGATATTACTCTATCTGATAAGCCAGAAGATATAAAAACTAAAGTTCTTTCAATGATTACAGACCCAAAAAAAATAAGATTGTCCGATCCCGGACATCCCAAAGTATGTGTAGTTTTTAGATATCATGATATTTTTAACCAGGACGAGATAAAAAATATTGAAAAAGATTGTAGAAATGCTAAATTGGGGTGTGTGGCATGTAAGAAAAGATTGGCAGAAGTTTTAGTTAATACCTTTCAATCTTTTCGGGAAAAAAGACATTATTATGAAAATAATCCTAAATTAGTCTGGGAAATATTAATGAAAGGGAGTCAGGATGCTAGAAAGGTAACCAGGCAGACTTTAATCGATGTTCGAAAGGCTATGAAAATAGACTATGCATGA